The following are encoded together in the Pseudomonas sp. IB20 genome:
- a CDS encoding AI-2E family transporter: MPTFSQRHVLLLVSCIIIFGGLLLVLPLKLLPSLLAGLLVYELVNMLTPQLQRLIEGRRARWLAVALLGTLIVSVLTLIFAGAISFLLHEAENPGASLDKFMGVVDRARGQLPPFLDAYLPASAAEFRVAIGDWLSKHLSELQLVGKDAAHMFVTLLIGMVLGAIIALQRVPDVTKRKPLAAALFDRLHLLVQAFRNIVFAQIKIAALNTMFTAIFLAVVLPLCGIHLPLTKTLIVLTFLLGLLPVIGNLMSNTLITIVALSISIWVAVAALGYLIVIHKVEYFLNARIVGGQISAKSWELLLAMLVFEAAFGLPGVVAGPIYYAYLKSELKLAGMV; this comes from the coding sequence ATGCCAACGTTTTCTCAGCGTCACGTGTTGTTGTTGGTCAGTTGCATCATCATTTTCGGTGGATTACTGCTGGTCCTGCCGCTCAAGCTGCTGCCCAGCCTGTTGGCCGGCCTGCTGGTCTATGAGCTGGTCAACATGCTCACCCCGCAGTTGCAGCGGCTGATCGAAGGCCGCCGTGCTCGCTGGCTCGCCGTGGCCTTGCTCGGCACATTGATCGTCAGCGTGCTGACGTTGATCTTCGCCGGCGCCATCAGCTTCCTGCTCCACGAAGCGGAAAACCCCGGGGCTTCCCTCGACAAATTCATGGGCGTGGTCGACCGCGCGCGCGGCCAATTACCGCCGTTTCTCGACGCCTACCTGCCCGCCAGCGCCGCAGAATTTCGCGTGGCCATCGGCGATTGGCTGAGCAAACACCTAAGCGAGTTGCAACTGGTCGGCAAAGACGCCGCCCACATGTTCGTCACCTTGCTGATCGGCATGGTCCTCGGTGCGATCATCGCGCTGCAACGCGTGCCCGACGTGACCAAGCGCAAACCCCTGGCTGCCGCGCTGTTCGACCGCCTGCACCTGCTGGTCCAGGCGTTTCGCAACATCGTCTTCGCCCAGATCAAGATTGCCGCGCTCAACACTATGTTCACCGCGATCTTCCTCGCGGTGGTGCTGCCGCTGTGCGGGATCCACCTGCCGCTGACCAAAACCCTGATCGTGCTGACCTTCTTGCTTGGCCTGCTGCCGGTCATCGGCAACCTGATGTCCAACACCCTGATCACCATCGTCGCGCTGTCGATTTCAATCTGGGTGGCGGTGGCGGCGCTGGGGTATTTGATCGTGATCCACAAGGTCGAATACTTTCTCAACGCGCGCATCGTCGGCGGGCAGATCAGTGCCAAGTCGTGGGAATTGCTGCTGGCGATGCTGGTGTTTGAAGCCGCATTCGGCTTGCCGGGCGTGGTGGCGGGGCCGATTTATTATGCGTATTTGAAGAGTGAACTGAAACTCGCCGGCATGGTTTGA
- the urtD gene encoding urea ABC transporter ATP-binding protein UrtD has product MRNVMLEPIFDAGSSRDAIGLGQAAGKGLNTRHGTILTLEDISVSFDGFKALNDLNLYIGVGELRCIIGPNGAGKTTLMDVITGKTRPSHGKAWFGETLDLTSMSEVQIAQAGIGRKFQKPTVFEALSVFENLELAQKTDKSVWASLRARLSGEQKDRIDEVLDTIRLTASVQRPAGLLSHGQKQFLEIGMLLMQDPQLLLLDEPVAGMTDAETEFTAELFKRLAGKHSLMVVEHDMGFVGSIADHVTVLHQGSVLAEGSLEQVQENERVIEVYLGR; this is encoded by the coding sequence ATGAGGAATGTCATGCTCGAACCTATTTTCGATGCGGGCAGCAGCCGCGATGCGATCGGCCTCGGCCAGGCCGCAGGCAAGGGCCTCAACACCCGCCACGGCACCATCCTGACCCTGGAGGACATCAGCGTCAGCTTCGACGGTTTCAAGGCGCTTAACGACTTGAACCTCTACATCGGCGTCGGCGAATTGCGCTGCATCATCGGCCCCAACGGCGCGGGCAAGACCACGCTGATGGACGTGATTACCGGCAAGACCCGCCCCAGCCACGGCAAGGCCTGGTTCGGCGAAACCCTCGATTTGACCAGCATGAGCGAAGTGCAGATCGCCCAGGCGGGTATCGGGCGCAAGTTCCAGAAACCCACGGTATTCGAAGCTCTCAGCGTGTTCGAAAACCTGGAGCTGGCGCAGAAAACCGACAAATCTGTGTGGGCCAGCCTGCGTGCACGCCTGAGTGGCGAGCAGAAAGACCGCATCGATGAAGTGCTCGACACCATCCGCCTGACCGCCTCGGTACAGCGCCCGGCGGGGCTTTTGTCCCACGGGCAAAAGCAGTTCCTGGAAATCGGCATGCTGCTGATGCAAGACCCGCAGTTGCTGCTGTTGGACGAGCCGGTGGCGGGCATGACCGACGCCGAAACCGAGTTCACCGCCGAACTGTTCAAGCGCCTGGCGGGCAAACACTCGTTGATGGTGGTGGAGCACGACATGGGCTTTGTCGGCTCGATTGCCGACCACGTGACCGTGTTGCATCAGGGCAGCGTGCTGGCCGAAGGGTCGCTGGAACAGGTGCAGGAAAATGAGCGGGTGATCGAGGTGTACCTCGGCCGTTGA
- a CDS encoding DnaJ C-terminal domain-containing protein, whose product MDFKDYYKILGVEPTADDKEIKAAYRKLARKYHPDVSKEKDAEEKFKDASEAYEALKSADKRAEYDELRKYGQHGQPFQGPPGWQSRGGYGGGAGTEDFSDFFSSIFGNRGDGFGGGGQRRSTGRKGQDVEMQLSVLLEETLSTESKQISFQVPQYDASGRHVSNTTKSLNVKIPAGVADGERIRLKGQGAPGIGGGANGDLYLIIKFAPHAKFEVDGENLIINLPLAPWELALGAEIAVPTLTGKINLKVPAGSQNGQRMRAKGHGLLNKAGQRGYLFVQLKAVMPPAGDDEVKALWQELARKAAFNPRENF is encoded by the coding sequence ATGGATTTCAAAGACTACTACAAGATTCTGGGTGTCGAGCCGACGGCTGATGACAAGGAAATCAAGGCCGCCTATCGCAAGCTCGCGCGCAAATATCACCCTGACGTGAGCAAGGAAAAAGACGCCGAAGAAAAATTCAAGGACGCGTCCGAAGCCTATGAAGCGCTTAAAAGCGCGGACAAGCGCGCGGAATACGACGAACTGCGCAAATACGGCCAGCACGGCCAGCCGTTCCAAGGGCCGCCGGGCTGGCAGAGCCGTGGCGGTTATGGCGGTGGCGCGGGCACTGAAGACTTCTCCGACTTCTTCAGCTCGATCTTCGGCAACCGAGGCGACGGCTTCGGCGGTGGCGGCCAGCGCCGCTCAACCGGGCGCAAGGGCCAGGATGTGGAGATGCAACTGTCGGTGCTCCTCGAAGAGACGTTGTCCACCGAGTCCAAGCAGATCAGCTTCCAGGTGCCGCAATACGACGCCTCGGGTCGCCACGTGAGCAACACCACCAAGAGCCTGAACGTGAAGATCCCCGCCGGCGTGGCCGACGGCGAGCGCATCCGCCTCAAGGGCCAGGGCGCACCGGGTATTGGCGGTGGGGCGAATGGCGACCTGTACCTGATCATCAAGTTCGCGCCGCACGCCAAGTTCGAAGTGGATGGCGAAAACCTGATCATCAACTTGCCCCTGGCGCCGTGGGAGTTAGCGCTGGGCGCTGAGATCGCCGTGCCGACCCTGACCGGCAAGATCAACCTCAAGGTGCCGGCCGGTAGCCAGAACGGCCAGCGCATGCGCGCCAAGGGCCATGGTTTGCTGAACAAGGCCGGGCAGCGTGGCTATTTGTTCGTGCAGCTCAAGGCCGTGATGCCACCGGCAGGTGATGACGAGGTGAAAGCGTTGTGGCAGGAGCTGGCGCGGAAAGCGGCCTTTAACCCGCGCGAGAACTTCTAA
- the ureC gene encoding urease subunit alpha: MKISRQAYADMYGPTVGDKVRLADTELFVEVEKDFTVYGEEVKFGGGKVIRDGQGQSQLLAHEVVDTLITNALIIDHWGIVKADVGLKNGRIHAIGKAGNPDIQPGVTMAIGASTEVIAGEGMILTAGGIDSHVHFICPQQIEEALTSGVTTMIGGGTGPATGTNATTCTSGPWHLARMLQASDSFPMNIGFTGKGNASLPGPLVEQVKAGAIGLKLHEDWGTTPASIDNCLSVADEYDVQVAIHSDTLNESGFVETTLAALKGRTIHTYHTEGAGGGHAPDIIKACGFPNVLPSSTNPTRPFTRNTIDEHLDMLMVCHHLDPSIAEDVAFAESRIRRETIAAEDILHDLGAFSMISSDSQAMGRVGEVITRTWQTADKMKKQRGALPGDGPGNDNFRAKRYIAKYTINPAITHGISHIAGSIEVGKWADLVLWRPAFFGIKPTLILKGGAIASSLMGDANASIPTPQPVHYRPMFASFGSSLHATSLTFISQAAQDAGLPEALGLKKQIAVVKGCRDVQKTDLIHNDYLPDIEVDPQTYQVKADGVLLWCEPAEVLPMAQRYFLF; this comes from the coding sequence ATGAAGATTTCCAGACAAGCCTACGCCGACATGTACGGCCCCACCGTCGGTGACAAGGTCCGCCTGGCCGACACCGAGCTGTTCGTCGAAGTCGAGAAAGACTTCACCGTCTACGGCGAAGAAGTGAAATTCGGCGGCGGTAAGGTGATCCGCGATGGCCAGGGCCAGAGCCAGTTGCTCGCCCATGAGGTCGTGGACACCTTGATCACCAACGCGCTGATCATCGACCACTGGGGCATCGTCAAAGCCGACGTCGGCCTCAAAAACGGCCGCATTCACGCGATCGGCAAAGCCGGTAACCCGGACATCCAGCCCGGCGTGACCATGGCCATCGGCGCCAGCACTGAAGTGATCGCCGGTGAAGGCATGATCCTCACTGCCGGCGGCATCGACTCCCACGTGCATTTCATCTGCCCGCAGCAGATCGAAGAAGCGTTGACCAGCGGCGTCACCACCATGATCGGCGGCGGCACCGGACCGGCCACCGGCACCAACGCCACCACCTGCACCTCCGGCCCGTGGCATTTGGCGCGCATGCTGCAGGCCAGCGACTCGTTCCCGATGAACATCGGCTTTACCGGCAAGGGCAACGCCAGTTTACCGGGGCCGTTGGTCGAGCAGGTCAAGGCCGGCGCCATCGGTTTGAAGCTGCATGAAGACTGGGGCACCACGCCCGCCAGCATCGACAACTGCCTGAGCGTCGCCGACGAATACGACGTGCAGGTAGCGATCCACAGCGACACGCTCAACGAGTCCGGCTTCGTCGAAACCACCCTCGCCGCGCTCAAGGGCCGCACTATTCACACCTACCACACCGAAGGTGCCGGTGGCGGCCACGCGCCGGACATCATCAAAGCCTGCGGCTTCCCGAACGTGCTGCCCAGCTCCACCAACCCGACCCGGCCGTTCACTCGTAACACCATCGACGAGCACCTGGACATGTTGATGGTCTGCCACCACCTGGACCCGAGCATTGCCGAAGACGTGGCCTTCGCCGAAAGCCGCATCCGCCGCGAGACCATCGCCGCCGAAGACATCCTGCACGACCTCGGCGCGTTCTCGATGATCAGCTCCGACAGCCAGGCCATGGGCCGCGTCGGTGAAGTGATCACGCGCACCTGGCAGACCGCCGACAAGATGAAAAAACAGCGTGGCGCCCTGCCCGGTGACGGCCCAGGCAATGACAACTTTCGCGCCAAGCGCTACATCGCCAAGTACACCATCAACCCGGCGATCACTCACGGTATCAGCCATATCGCCGGCTCAATCGAGGTGGGCAAATGGGCCGACCTGGTGCTGTGGCGCCCGGCGTTTTTTGGCATCAAGCCGACCTTGATTCTCAAGGGCGGCGCGATTGCTTCAAGCTTGATGGGCGACGCCAATGCCTCGATCCCCACCCCGCAACCGGTGCACTACCGCCCCATGTTCGCCAGCTTCGGCAGTTCGCTGCACGCCACCAGCCTGACCTTTATCAGCCAGGCGGCACAGGACGCCGGGTTGCCCGAAGCCCTGGGGTTGAAGAAGCAGATTGCGGTGGTTAAAGGTTGCCGCGACGTGCAGAAAACCGACCTGATCCACAACGACTACCTGCCGGACATCGAAGTGGACCCGCAGACCTATCAGGTCAAGGCCGATGGCGTGTTGCTGTGGTGTGAGCCGGCCGAAGTACTGCCGATGGCCCAGCGGTATTTCCTGTTCTGA
- a CDS encoding urease subunit beta has translation MIPGEYQIQPGDIELNVGRRTVTLSVANSGDRPIQVGSHYHFFETNDALTFDRAASRGMRLNIAAGTAVRFEPGQSREIELVDLSGGRRVFGFAGRIMGDLD, from the coding sequence ATGATTCCTGGTGAATATCAGATCCAGCCTGGCGACATCGAACTGAACGTGGGCCGGCGCACCGTCACGCTGAGCGTGGCCAACAGCGGCGACCGGCCGATCCAGGTGGGCTCGCATTACCATTTTTTCGAGACCAATGACGCGCTGACCTTTGACCGCGCCGCGAGCCGTGGCATGCGCCTGAATATTGCGGCGGGCACGGCGGTGCGGTTTGAGCCGGGGCAAAGTCGTGAAATCGAGTTGGTGGATTTGAGCGGTGGGCGCCGGGTGTTTGGGTTTGCCGGGCGGATCATGGGTGACCTCGACTGA
- the ureA gene encoding urease subunit gamma, which yields MDLTPREKDKLLIFTAGLVAERRLARGVKLNYPETIAYISAALMEGARDGRTVADLMHYGTTLLSREQVMEGIPEMIPDIQVEATFPDGTKLVTVHQPIA from the coding sequence ATGGATTTGACCCCACGGGAAAAAGACAAACTGCTGATCTTCACCGCTGGCCTTGTCGCCGAACGCCGCCTGGCGCGGGGCGTGAAGCTCAACTACCCGGAAACCATCGCCTACATTTCCGCCGCCTTGATGGAAGGCGCCCGCGATGGCCGTACCGTCGCCGACCTGATGCACTACGGCACCACCCTGCTCAGCCGCGAACAGGTGATGGAAGGCATCCCGGAAATGATCCCGGATATTCAGGTGGAAGCCACCTTCCCCGACGGCACTAAGCTGGTCACCGTCCACCAGCCCATCGCGTGA
- a CDS encoding Hsp70 family protein produces the protein MKNPSPARACGIDFGTSNSTVGWIRPGEETLIALEDDKITLPSVVFFNFEERRPVYGRLALHEYLENYEGRLMRSLKSLLGSKLIKHDTSVLGTAMPFTDLLALFIGQLKSRAETTAGREFEEVVLGRPVFFVDDDPMADQEAENTLVDVARKIGFKDISFQYEPIAAAFDYESTIEKEELVLIVDIGGGTSDFSLVRLSPDRRHNDNRHDDILATGGVHIGGTDFDKQLSLAGMMPLFGYGSRMKSGAYMPTSHHMNLATWHTINSVYSQKSQLALGSMRYDIEDTGGIDRLFKLIEQRAGHWLAMEVEETKIQLTHEDNRHVLLDRVEPGLSVDLSRSLFESAIDGLLERVRNSVTKLLTDASVEVAQVDTVFFTGGSSGIPALRHSISAMLPNARHVEGNIFGSIGSGLAIEASKRYGS, from the coding sequence ATGAAAAACCCATCCCCAGCCCGTGCCTGCGGTATCGACTTCGGCACGTCCAACTCCACCGTCGGCTGGATCCGCCCCGGCGAGGAGACGCTTATTGCGCTGGAGGACGACAAGATCACGTTGCCGTCGGTGGTGTTCTTCAACTTCGAGGAGCGCCGCCCGGTCTACGGGCGCCTGGCCCTGCACGAATACCTGGAAAACTACGAAGGCCGGCTGATGCGCTCGCTCAAGAGCCTGCTGGGTTCCAAGCTGATCAAGCACGACACCAGCGTACTCGGCACGGCGATGCCGTTCACCGACCTGCTGGCGCTGTTTATCGGCCAGCTCAAGAGCCGCGCCGAGACCACCGCCGGCCGTGAGTTCGAGGAAGTAGTGCTGGGCCGCCCGGTGTTTTTTGTCGATGACGACCCGATGGCCGACCAAGAGGCCGAGAACACCCTGGTCGATGTGGCACGCAAGATCGGTTTCAAGGACATTTCGTTCCAGTACGAACCGATTGCGGCAGCCTTCGACTACGAGTCCACCATCGAGAAAGAAGAGCTGGTGCTGATTGTCGACATCGGCGGTGGTACGTCCGACTTCTCGCTGGTGCGCCTGTCGCCGGACCGCCGTCACAACGACAACCGCCACGATGACATCCTCGCCACCGGCGGCGTGCACATCGGCGGTACCGACTTCGACAAACAACTGTCGCTGGCCGGCATGATGCCGCTGTTCGGCTACGGCAGCCGCATGAAAAGCGGCGCCTACATGCCCACCAGCCACCACATGAACCTGGCCACTTGGCACACCATCAACTCGGTGTACTCGCAAAAATCCCAGTTGGCCCTGGGCAGCATGCGCTACGACATCGAAGACACCGGCGGCATCGACCGCCTGTTCAAGCTGATCGAACAGCGCGCTGGGCACTGGCTGGCGATGGAAGTGGAAGAAACCAAGATCCAACTGACCCACGAAGACAACCGCCATGTGCTGCTGGACCGGGTTGAGCCAGGGTTGAGCGTGGACCTGAGCCGCAGCCTGTTCGAATCGGCGATTGATGGTTTGCTGGAGCGCGTGCGTAACAGCGTTACCAAATTGCTAACCGATGCGTCGGTGGAAGTGGCGCAGGTGGACACGGTGTTCTTTACCGGCGGTTCCAGCGGGATACCGGCACTGCGCCACAGCATTTCGGCGATGCTGCCGAATGCGCGGCATGTGGAAGGCAATATCTTTGGCAGTATCGGCAGTGGTTTGGCGATTGAAGCAAGCAAGCGTTACGGCAGCTGA
- the urtE gene encoding urea ABC transporter ATP-binding subunit UrtE: protein MLQVDKLHQYYGGSHILRGLSFDVKIGEVTCLLGRNGVGKTTLLKCLMGLLPAKEGAVNWEGKAITGFKPHQRVHAGIAYVPQGREIFARLTVEENLLMGLSRFPGSEAKEVPAFIYELFPVLLQMKHRRGGDLSGGQQQQLAIGRALASRPRLLILDEPTEGIQPSVIKEIGMVIKKLAARGDMAILLVEQFYDFAAELADQYLVMSRGEIVQQGRGENMESEGVRGLVTI from the coding sequence ATGCTGCAAGTCGACAAGCTGCATCAGTACTACGGCGGTAGCCACATCCTGCGCGGGCTGTCCTTTGACGTGAAGATCGGCGAAGTCACCTGCCTGCTTGGCCGTAACGGTGTGGGCAAGACCACCTTGCTCAAGTGCCTGATGGGTCTGCTGCCAGCCAAAGAAGGCGCGGTGAACTGGGAAGGCAAGGCCATCACTGGCTTCAAGCCGCACCAACGCGTGCACGCCGGCATCGCCTACGTGCCCCAGGGCCGGGAGATTTTTGCGCGGCTGACGGTGGAAGAGAACCTGTTGATGGGCCTCTCGCGCTTTCCCGGCTCCGAAGCCAAGGAAGTGCCGGCGTTTATCTACGAACTTTTCCCTGTATTGCTGCAGATGAAGCACCGCCGTGGCGGTGACTTGTCCGGCGGCCAGCAGCAACAACTGGCAATTGGCCGCGCCCTGGCGAGCCGACCGCGCCTGTTGATTCTGGATGAACCTACGGAGGGCATTCAGCCGTCGGTGATCAAGGAAATCGGTATGGTCATCAAGAAGCTCGCCGCGCGCGGTGACATGGCGATTCTGTTGGTAGAGCAGTTCTACGACTTTGCTGCCGAACTGGCGGATCAATACTTGGTGATGTCTCGCGGAGAGATCGTCCAGCAAGGCCGAGGTGAAAATATGGAAAGTGAGGGTGTGCGCGGCTTGGTTACCATCTAA
- a CDS encoding GNAT family N-acetyltransferase, translating into MSAAQLRRVNAESFAHYRLGLIELLLDAVQHGASVGFMADFDDAQARDYLKGVQASIEDASLLLWVVVRDEQVIASVQLALCQKANGLNRAEVQKLLVHSSARRHGLGQQLMGALELAARQHKRGLLYLDTEAGSGAEAFYQSLHYTKIGELPDYCQSPDGRYSPTAIYFKTLGQPA; encoded by the coding sequence ATGAGCGCTGCACAACTGCGTCGAGTGAATGCTGAAAGTTTTGCCCATTACCGCCTGGGTTTGATTGAGCTGTTGCTGGACGCGGTGCAGCACGGCGCGTCGGTCGGCTTCATGGCTGACTTCGATGACGCCCAGGCCCGCGACTATCTAAAGGGCGTACAAGCCAGTATTGAAGACGCCAGCCTGTTGCTCTGGGTGGTGGTGCGCGACGAACAGGTGATCGCCAGCGTGCAATTGGCGCTGTGCCAGAAAGCCAACGGCCTGAACCGCGCCGAAGTGCAAAAGCTGTTGGTACACAGCAGTGCGCGCCGCCATGGCCTGGGCCAGCAACTGATGGGCGCGTTGGAACTCGCCGCGCGCCAGCACAAGCGCGGCCTGCTGTACCTGGACACCGAGGCCGGCTCCGGTGCCGAAGCCTTCTACCAGTCGCTGCACTACACCAAGATCGGTGAGCTGCCCGACTACTGCCAAAGCCCGGACGGGCGCTACAGCCCGACCGCTATCTACTTCAAGACCCTGGGGCAACCTGCATGA
- a CDS encoding urease accessory protein UreD, whose amino-acid sequence MNLPVSPALFTPSWHAALELGYARFGDTTRPVMRRHLGPLRVQKHLYAEGPEVCQHIIVHPPGGIAGGDRLDIRAHVGAGAWAQLTSPGAAKWYRASGPAFQQLDLTVEAGATLEWLPQETIVFSAAQAELTTRIDLQGDARLFYWDVVALGRPASGERFDLGHFQSHLDIRRDGQLLWHERQRIVGADGLLDSPIGLDGQPVFATLLVTGDIEPELLETCRALPHAVRGDLTQLPGLLVARCLASEALLARGWLIDLWKLLRPVVLGREVVAPRIWST is encoded by the coding sequence ATGAACCTGCCCGTTTCCCCTGCCCTGTTCACCCCCAGCTGGCACGCCGCGCTGGAACTCGGCTACGCGCGTTTCGGCGACACCACGCGCCCGGTGATGCGCCGCCACCTCGGCCCGCTGCGCGTGCAAAAGCACCTGTACGCCGAAGGCCCCGAGGTGTGCCAGCACATCATCGTGCACCCGCCCGGCGGGATTGCCGGCGGTGATCGCCTGGACATCCGCGCCCATGTCGGCGCAGGCGCCTGGGCGCAATTGACCAGCCCCGGCGCCGCCAAGTGGTACCGCGCCAGCGGCCCGGCGTTTCAGCAGCTCGACTTGACCGTGGAAGCTGGCGCCACGCTGGAATGGCTGCCCCAGGAAACCATCGTGTTCAGCGCTGCCCAGGCCGAACTCACCACGCGCATTGACCTGCAAGGCGATGCGCGGCTGTTTTACTGGGATGTGGTCGCCCTCGGCCGCCCGGCCAGTGGCGAGCGTTTCGACCTCGGCCACTTCCAATCGCACCTAGATATTCGCCGCGACGGCCAGTTGCTCTGGCATGAGCGCCAGCGCATTGTGGGCGCCGACGGGTTGCTCGACTCGCCCATCGGGCTGGACGGGCAACCGGTGTTTGCCACGTTGCTGGTGACGGGCGACATCGAACCTGAACTGCTGGAAACCTGCCGCGCCCTGCCCCACGCGGTGCGTGGTGACCTGACCCAATTGCCCGGGCTGCTGGTCGCCCGTTGCCTGGCCAGTGAAGCGCTGCTGGCGCGGGGTTGGTTGATTGATTTATGGAAACTATTACGTCCGGTGGTGCTGGGGCGGGAAGTCGTGGCCCCACGAATTTGGAGCACATGA
- the urtC gene encoding urea ABC transporter permease subunit UrtC: protein MNQPLMLTATQKAGPKVTIAVGVVILILLLALPLCSLLPADNPLQVSAYTLTLVGKILCYAIVALALDLVWGYAGMLSLGHGLFFALGGYAMGMYLMRQASGDELPAFMTFLSWTELPWYWTGTEHFLWAMCLVVLAPGLLALVFGFFAFRSRIKGVYFSIMTQALTFAGMLLFFRNETGFGGNNGFTNFRSILGFGITEPGTRAVLFFATVVLLVASLYTGWRLAQSKFGRVLTALRDAENRLMFCGYDPRGFKLFVWVLSAVLCGLAGALYVPQVGIINPSEMSPTNSIEASVWVALGGRGTLIGPLLGAGVVNGMKSWFTVAFPEYWLFFLGALFIIVTLYLPKGVIGLLKK, encoded by the coding sequence ATGAACCAGCCATTGATGCTTACGGCCACGCAAAAGGCCGGTCCCAAAGTCACGATTGCAGTGGGCGTGGTGATCCTGATCCTGCTGCTGGCGTTGCCGTTGTGCTCGCTGCTGCCTGCGGACAACCCGCTGCAGGTGTCGGCCTACACCCTGACGCTGGTGGGCAAGATCCTTTGCTACGCCATCGTCGCCCTCGCGCTGGATTTGGTGTGGGGTTACGCGGGCATGTTGTCCCTCGGCCACGGGTTGTTCTTTGCCCTTGGCGGCTATGCGATGGGCATGTACCTGATGCGCCAGGCCTCCGGTGATGAGCTGCCGGCGTTCATGACCTTTTTGTCGTGGACCGAGCTGCCTTGGTACTGGACCGGCACCGAGCACTTCCTCTGGGCCATGTGCCTGGTGGTGTTGGCCCCGGGTTTGCTGGCGCTGGTGTTCGGGTTTTTCGCCTTCCGCTCGCGGATCAAGGGCGTGTATTTCTCGATCATGACCCAGGCGCTGACCTTTGCCGGGATGCTGCTGTTTTTCCGCAACGAGACCGGGTTTGGCGGCAATAACGGTTTCACCAATTTCCGCAGCATCCTGGGCTTTGGCATTACCGAGCCAGGCACGCGGGCGGTGTTGTTTTTTGCCACGGTGGTGTTACTGGTCGCGAGCCTGTACACCGGCTGGCGCCTGGCGCAGAGCAAGTTCGGCCGGGTGCTGACCGCGTTGCGCGACGCCGAGAACCGCTTGATGTTCTGCGGCTACGACCCGCGTGGTTTCAAGCTGTTTGTGTGGGTGCTGAGCGCAGTGTTGTGTGGCCTGGCCGGGGCGTTGTATGTGCCGCAAGTGGGCATCATCAACCCCAGCGAGATGTCGCCGACCAACTCCATCGAAGCCTCCGTGTGGGTGGCCTTGGGCGGGCGTGGCACCTTGATCGGGCCATTGCTCGGCGCTGGCGTGGTGAACGGCATGAAGAGCTGGTTCACCGTGGCTTTTCCGGAGTACTGGCTGTTCTTCCTGGGGGCGCTGTTCATCATCGTCACCCTGTACCTGCCCAAGGGCGTTATCGGCTTGCTGAAGAAATGA
- a CDS encoding GNAT family N-acetyltransferase, producing the protein MIRDATWQDLPAIRDIYNDAVLNTTAIWNEQPVDLANRQAWFSARQAQAYPILVAVENDEVTGYASFGDWRPFEGFRYSVEHSVYVRNDQRGKGLGPRLMQALVERARTCGKHVMVAAIESGNQASIRLHERLGFITTGQMPQVGIKFGRWLDLTFMQLTLNPGAEPPKE; encoded by the coding sequence ATGATTCGTGATGCAACCTGGCAAGACCTGCCGGCCATTCGAGACATCTACAACGACGCGGTGCTTAACACCACGGCAATCTGGAACGAACAACCGGTCGACCTGGCCAATCGTCAGGCCTGGTTCAGTGCGCGCCAGGCCCAGGCCTATCCGATCCTGGTGGCGGTGGAAAACGATGAAGTCACCGGCTACGCCTCGTTCGGCGACTGGCGGCCCTTCGAAGGCTTCCGTTACAGCGTTGAACACTCGGTGTACGTGCGCAATGACCAGCGCGGCAAAGGCCTCGGCCCGCGCCTGATGCAAGCGCTGGTCGAGCGTGCCCGCACCTGCGGCAAGCATGTGATGGTCGCGGCCATCGAAAGCGGTAACCAGGCATCTATTCGCCTGCATGAGCGCCTGGGGTTCATCACCACCGGGCAAATGCCGCAAGTGGGTATCAAGTTCGGCCGCTGGCTGGACCTGACCTTTATGCAACTGACATTGAACCCGGGCGCAGAACCGCCCAAGGAGTGA